One genomic window of Pseudomonas sp. LFM046 includes the following:
- a CDS encoding LON peptidase substrate-binding domain-containing protein — MKLPLFPLNTVLFPGCTLDLQIFEARYLDMIGRCMKQGEGFGVVCILEGQEVGEAANRFAAIGCEALIRDWQQRPNGLLGIRVEGGRRFHVSSAEVLRDQLTLADVDWLSDEPERPLRPEHADLAALLNALAEHPMVQGLGMGGEVDGQQALANQLAYLLPFDLKEKLHLLTLADPDERLTFLQGLLDQLQGESIA, encoded by the coding sequence ATGAAGTTGCCGTTGTTTCCCCTCAATACCGTGCTGTTCCCGGGCTGCACCCTGGACCTGCAGATATTCGAGGCACGCTACCTGGACATGATCGGACGCTGCATGAAGCAGGGCGAAGGTTTCGGCGTGGTCTGCATCCTCGAAGGCCAGGAAGTGGGCGAGGCCGCCAACCGTTTCGCCGCCATCGGTTGCGAAGCGCTGATCCGCGACTGGCAGCAGCGCCCCAATGGCCTCCTGGGCATTCGTGTGGAAGGCGGGCGACGTTTCCACGTCAGCTCGGCGGAGGTCCTGCGCGACCAACTGACCCTGGCCGATGTGGACTGGCTGAGCGATGAGCCCGAGCGACCGCTGCGTCCGGAGCATGCCGACCTTGCGGCGCTGCTCAACGCCCTGGCCGAGCATCCCATGGTCCAGGGCCTGGGCATGGGTGGCGAAGTGGACGGGCAGCAGGCCCTGGCCAATCAGTTGGCCTATCTGCTGCCGTTCGACCTGAAGGAGAAGCTGCATCTGCTGACGCTGGCCGATCCCGATGAGCGCCTGACGTTCCTCCAGGGGCTGCTGGATCAGCTTCAGGGCGAATCCATCGCCTGA
- a CDS encoding bifunctional DedA family/phosphatase PAP2 family protein: MSQWFDQATAWLGANPEWLGLAIFLIACIECLAIAGIVVPGVALLFAVGVMAGSGALELWETLLLAYTGGLLGDLISYGLGRRFHQNIRRLPLLRDHPEWISGAENYFQRYGVASLLVGRYIGPLRPMLPMVAGMLDMPFPRFVAVSMLAAAGWAVAYLVPGWATGAALRLPLPEGFWREAGVVIVVVVGMLGLIIHSTLREKRWANPLSAGLCLAALGALLVGWPHLQALDQGLMTLVQEQRHPSFDHVMVLVTRLGDFTTQLLAGALLGALLLVLRQWRAACFAIGTLVVTALANSGLKNFFARARPDVLTEPLTTYSFPSGHSSAAFAFFLVLGILAGRGQPGRQRLTWLLLACLPALAIALSRVYLGVHWPTDILAGGLLAGGIASTGLVLMQRAAPLTAMAPRVWLLILPACLALLGGIATWALPEALARYSY, encoded by the coding sequence ATGAGTCAATGGTTCGACCAGGCCACCGCCTGGCTAGGCGCCAACCCGGAGTGGCTGGGCCTGGCCATCTTCCTGATCGCCTGCATCGAATGCCTGGCCATCGCCGGCATCGTGGTGCCGGGCGTGGCGCTGCTCTTCGCCGTCGGCGTGATGGCCGGCAGCGGCGCCCTGGAGCTCTGGGAAACCCTGCTCCTGGCCTACACCGGCGGATTATTGGGAGACCTGATTTCCTACGGGCTGGGCCGGCGCTTCCACCAGAACATCCGCCGCCTGCCGCTGCTACGGGACCATCCGGAATGGATCAGCGGCGCGGAGAATTACTTCCAGCGCTACGGCGTCGCCAGCCTGCTGGTGGGCCGTTACATCGGTCCGCTGCGGCCGATGCTGCCGATGGTGGCCGGCATGCTGGACATGCCCTTCCCCCGCTTCGTTGCCGTGAGCATGCTGGCCGCCGCCGGCTGGGCAGTGGCCTACCTCGTCCCGGGCTGGGCCACCGGCGCGGCGCTGCGCCTGCCGCTGCCAGAAGGCTTCTGGCGCGAGGCCGGTGTGGTCATCGTGGTCGTGGTGGGCATGCTCGGCCTGATCATCCACAGCACCCTGCGCGAGAAGCGCTGGGCCAACCCGCTGTCGGCCGGCCTCTGCCTGGCGGCGCTGGGCGCGCTGTTGGTCGGCTGGCCGCATCTGCAGGCCCTGGATCAGGGCCTGATGACACTGGTCCAGGAACAACGCCACCCCAGCTTCGACCACGTGATGGTATTGGTCACTCGCCTGGGGGATTTCACCACCCAACTCCTCGCCGGCGCCCTGCTCGGTGCCTTGCTGCTGGTGCTGCGCCAGTGGCGCGCCGCCTGCTTCGCGATTGGCACACTGGTGGTCACCGCCCTGGCCAACAGCGGACTCAAGAACTTCTTCGCACGGGCACGCCCGGATGTGCTCACCGAACCGCTGACCACCTACAGTTTCCCCAGCGGCCACAGTTCGGCGGCCTTTGCCTTCTTCCTGGTGCTGGGCATCCTCGCCGGGCGCGGCCAGCCGGGGCGCCAGCGCCTGACCTGGCTGCTGCTGGCCTGTCTGCCGGCCCTGGCCATCGCCCTGTCGCGGGTCTACCTCGGCGTGCACTGGCCCACCGACATTCTGGCCGGCGGTCTGCTGGCTGGTGGTATCGCGTCAACCGGCCTGGTCCTGATGCAGCGTGCAGCCCCCCTCACGGCCATGGCCCCCAGGGTGTGGCTGCTGATCCTGCCGGCCTGCCTGGCCCTGCTCGGCGGCATCGCCACCTGGGCCTTGCCTGAAGCCCTGGCGCGCTACAGCTACTAG
- a CDS encoding DNA-3-methyladenine glycosylase, producing the protein MSRDPILSLPWPGARPLADDFFDRDAQQVARELLGKVIRHRIDGRWLSARIIETEAYYLVDKGSHASLGYTHKRRALFLDGGHIYMYYARGGDSLNFSAHGAGNAVLIKSGHPWVDAISPEESLAAMQRNNPDAKGEPRPAERLCAGQTLLCKSLGLKVPDWDGQRFDWQQLFVEDVGERPRTIIQTARLGIPHGRDEHLPYRFVDAAYARHCTRNPLRRGQLEGRDYQLIEDTQP; encoded by the coding sequence ATGTCCCGCGATCCCATCCTAAGTTTGCCCTGGCCCGGCGCCCGCCCCCTGGCGGACGACTTCTTCGACCGCGATGCCCAACAGGTGGCGCGGGAACTGCTGGGCAAGGTGATCCGCCACCGCATTGACGGACGCTGGCTGTCGGCACGCATCATCGAAACCGAGGCCTATTACCTGGTGGACAAGGGCAGCCACGCGTCCCTCGGTTACACCCACAAGCGCCGGGCGCTGTTCCTCGATGGCGGGCACATCTACATGTATTACGCCCGGGGCGGCGATTCGCTGAATTTCAGTGCCCACGGTGCCGGCAATGCCGTGCTGATCAAGTCCGGGCACCCCTGGGTGGATGCCATCTCCCCGGAGGAGTCCCTGGCGGCCATGCAGCGCAACAACCCGGACGCCAAGGGTGAACCGCGCCCTGCCGAACGGCTCTGCGCCGGCCAGACCCTGCTGTGCAAATCCCTCGGCCTCAAGGTGCCGGACTGGGACGGCCAACGCTTCGACTGGCAGCAGCTGTTCGTCGAAGACGTCGGCGAGCGGCCGCGCACCATCATCCAGACCGCGCGCCTGGGCATCCCCCACGGCCGTGATGAACACCTGCCCTACCGCTTCGTCGATGCCGCCTATGCCCGCCACTGCACGCGCAACCCGCTGCGCCGCGGGCAGCTCGAAGGGCGCGACTACCAGCTGATCGAGGACACCCAGCCATGA
- a CDS encoding class I SAM-dependent methyltransferase: MSRAARLDSAHITPSAHYTGYVWYRHQLAEAPFVTAFGRLAHGLLAPVSWGARAAFGLDVERFLLQRHLLIDACLREAIEQRGVRQVVEIACGLSPRGRRFCARYPDLRYLEADLPPMAARKRLLLHEEGWLSARHQVRPVDILADQGAHSLSALFSGLDAELPVLVITEGLVNYFSLPLIETFWTRLAAQLRPFPSATYLTDLYPDLPEHPRYRQLRWGIDLVGRLTRGRYYLHYRGDPAIVDGFGACGFREVRVHDPKELATAPADAWPALVRVVEARI; this comes from the coding sequence ATGTCCCGAGCCGCCCGCCTCGACAGCGCCCACATCACCCCGAGCGCGCATTACACCGGTTACGTCTGGTATCGCCATCAACTGGCCGAGGCTCCGTTCGTCACAGCCTTCGGGCGGCTGGCCCACGGCCTGCTGGCGCCGGTCAGCTGGGGCGCCAGGGCGGCGTTCGGGCTGGATGTGGAGCGCTTCCTGCTGCAGCGCCATCTGTTGATTGATGCCTGTCTGCGCGAGGCCATCGAGCAGCGCGGCGTGCGCCAGGTGGTGGAGATCGCCTGCGGCCTGTCGCCCCGTGGCCGGCGCTTCTGCGCCCGGTACCCGGATCTGCGTTACCTGGAGGCTGACCTGCCGCCCATGGCGGCCCGCAAGCGCCTGCTGTTGCACGAGGAGGGCTGGCTGAGCGCGCGGCACCAGGTGCGGCCTGTGGATATCCTGGCCGACCAGGGCGCCCACAGCCTGTCGGCGCTGTTTTCCGGGCTGGATGCGGAACTGCCGGTGCTAGTGATCACCGAGGGCCTGGTGAATTACTTCTCCCTCCCGCTGATCGAGACCTTCTGGACCCGGCTGGCGGCGCAGCTGCGCCCGTTCCCATCCGCCACCTACCTCACCGACCTCTACCCCGACCTGCCCGAGCACCCGCGCTATCGCCAGTTGCGCTGGGGCATCGACCTGGTGGGACGGCTGACCCGTGGCCGTTACTACCTGCATTACCGGGGCGACCCGGCCATCGTCGACGGCTTCGGCGCCTGCGGATTCCGTGAGGTGCGGGTGCACGACCCGAAGGAGTTGGCAACTGCACCGGCGGATGCCTGGCCGGCACTGGTGCGAGTGGTGGAGGCGCGGATTTGA
- a CDS encoding alpha/beta hydrolase — protein sequence MRYRTDFAPQHLADAPCIVQLGPWPLHYQAFSQHSDDRREPVLMLGGAFQSFRSFGAEVQELLPRHPVILLDLPSQGGNLQLAPELSLEQLADLIAAFAEELQLPPLMPIGLSYGSALAALFAVRHPQRCARLLLAGITAFGRPGARRMLEEGLDLLAEGQVLRFAQGALTGLINPLRLEETGISLTFRRALLRQMQRLSPQDVERYLQNSRRLLDFPGFGLHPTCPTLVLAGEYDHFTQPWEHAGFAAACADADCALIHNGDHLAQFEQREACASFYRPFLQGTALPLASPGATRLARNRLDHLERRQEPRVAPLNRRGRLLHVDGGEWTVEVSELGFFGGLLQADLPAELPPRGWRLQAGELPPLDILPLRRDGDRLALVFPHTDAEASEALAAQVVQADSRAVAYA from the coding sequence ATGCGTTATCGGACCGACTTCGCCCCGCAGCACCTGGCCGACGCCCCCTGCATCGTCCAACTCGGCCCCTGGCCCCTGCATTACCAGGCCTTCTCCCAGCACTCGGACGACCGTCGGGAACCCGTGCTGATGCTGGGCGGCGCGTTCCAGAGCTTCCGCTCCTTCGGTGCCGAGGTGCAGGAACTGCTGCCCCGCCACCCGGTGATCCTCCTCGACCTGCCGAGTCAGGGTGGCAATCTGCAATTGGCCCCGGAACTCTCCCTCGAGCAACTGGCAGACCTCATCGCCGCCTTTGCCGAAGAACTCCAGTTGCCGCCCCTGATGCCCATCGGCCTGTCTTACGGCTCGGCCCTGGCCGCCCTGTTCGCCGTACGCCATCCCCAGCGCTGCGCGCGCCTGCTGCTGGCCGGCATTACCGCCTTCGGCCGCCCCGGCGCCCGGCGCATGCTGGAGGAAGGCCTGGACCTGCTGGCCGAGGGCCAGGTCCTGCGTTTCGCCCAAGGGGCCCTCACCGGCCTGATCAATCCGCTACGGCTGGAGGAAACCGGGATCTCGCTGACATTCCGCAGAGCGCTTTTGCGACAGATGCAGCGCCTTTCCCCGCAAGATGTAGAACGATACCTGCAGAACAGCCGGCGCCTGCTGGATTTCCCCGGCTTCGGCCTGCATCCGACCTGCCCCACCCTCGTCCTGGCCGGCGAATACGACCATTTCACCCAGCCCTGGGAACATGCGGGATTTGCCGCTGCCTGTGCGGACGCCGATTGCGCCCTGATCCATAACGGCGACCACCTGGCCCAGTTCGAGCAGCGCGAAGCCTGCGCCAGCTTCTACCGGCCCTTCCTCCAGGGAACCGCCCTGCCCCTGGCCAGCCCCGGCGCCACGCGCCTGGCCCGCAATCGCCTGGACCACCTGGAACGGCGCCAGGAACCGCGCGTGGCCCCGCTCAACCGGCGTGGCCGCCTGCTCCATGTCGATGGCGGCGAATGGACAGTGGAGGTCAGTGAACTGGGATTCTTCGGCGGCCTGCTGCAAGCGGACCTTCCCGCCGAGCTGCCGCCGCGTGGCTGGCGCCTGCAAGCCGGCGAACTGCCACCACTGGACATCCTGCCCCTGCGCCGAGATGGCGACAGGCTGGCGCTGGTGTTCCCCCACACCGACGCCGAAGCCAGCGAGGCACTGGCGGCGCAGGTGGTGCAGGCAGATAGCCGGGCAGTGGCCTACGCCTGA
- a CDS encoding glutamate-5-semialdehyde dehydrogenase, producing the protein MTESVLDYMTRLGRAARAASRVAARASTAQKNRALLAAADALDAARGELSAANEQDLANGRANGLEPAMLDRLALTPARIDDMIEGLRQVATLPDPIGEIRDMRYLPSGIQVGKMRVPLGVIGIIYESRPNVTIDAASLCLKSGNATILRGGSEAIHSNQAIAVCIQKGLAEAGLPSELVQVVETTDRAAVGALISMPEYVDVIVPRGGKGLIERISRDAKVPVIKHLDGICHVYIDVAADLDKAIRVADNAKTQRYAPCNTMETLLVHSGIAARVLPPLAAIYRDKGVELRGDAATRALLGNEVLEATEEDWRTEYNAPILSIRIVDGLDQAIEHINTYGSQHTDAIITENFSDARRFLTEVDSASVMVNASTRFADGFEYGLGAEIGISTDKLHARGPVGLEGLTSEKYVVFGDGHVRT; encoded by the coding sequence ATGACCGAGTCCGTTCTCGATTACATGACCCGCCTTGGCCGCGCTGCCCGCGCCGCCTCGCGCGTGGCCGCCCGTGCCAGCACCGCGCAGAAGAACCGCGCCCTGCTGGCTGCCGCCGATGCCCTGGACGCCGCCCGTGGCGAGCTGTCCGCTGCCAACGAGCAGGACCTGGCCAATGGCCGGGCCAACGGTCTTGAGCCAGCCATGCTCGACCGTCTGGCGCTGACCCCAGCCCGCATCGACGACATGATCGAGGGCCTGCGTCAGGTCGCTACGCTGCCGGACCCCATCGGCGAAATCCGTGACATGCGCTACCTGCCGTCCGGTATCCAGGTGGGCAAGATGCGCGTCCCGCTGGGCGTGATCGGCATCATCTATGAGTCCCGTCCCAACGTGACCATCGATGCCGCCAGTCTCTGCCTGAAGTCCGGTAACGCCACCATTCTGCGCGGCGGGTCCGAGGCCATTCATTCCAACCAGGCCATCGCCGTCTGCATCCAGAAGGGCCTCGCCGAAGCCGGCCTGCCCAGCGAACTGGTGCAAGTGGTGGAAACCACCGACCGTGCCGCCGTGGGCGCGCTGATCAGCATGCCGGAATACGTGGACGTGATCGTCCCGCGCGGCGGCAAGGGCCTGATCGAGCGCATCAGCCGCGACGCCAAGGTGCCGGTGATCAAGCACCTGGACGGCATCTGCCACGTCTACATCGACGTCGCTGCCGACCTGGACAAGGCGATCCGCGTCGCGGACAACGCCAAGACCCAGCGCTACGCGCCGTGCAACACCATGGAAACCCTGCTGGTGCACAGCGGCATCGCCGCCCGCGTGCTGCCGCCACTCGCCGCCATCTACCGCGACAAGGGCGTGGAACTGCGTGGCGATGCGGCCACCCGCGCACTGCTGGGCAATGAGGTGCTGGAAGCGACCGAAGAAGACTGGCGTACCGAGTACAACGCGCCGATCCTCTCGATCCGCATCGTCGACGGCCTCGACCAGGCCATCGAGCACATCAATACCTACGGCTCGCAGCACACCGACGCCATCATTACCGAGAACTTCAGTGATGCCCGGCGCTTCCTCACCGAAGTGGATTCCGCGTCGGTGATGGTCAACGCCTCGACCCGCTTCGCCGATGGCTTCGAGTACGGCCTGGGCGCGGAGATCGGCATTTCCACCGACAAGCTGCACGCTCGCGGCCCGGTCGGCCTGGAAGGCCTTACCAGCGAGAAGTACGTGGTCTTCGGCGACGGTCACGTACGTACCTGA
- the nadD gene encoding nicotinate-nucleotide adenylyltransferase: protein MGKRIGLFGGTFDPVHIGHLRGALEVAEQFGFDELRLIPSARPPHRGTPQVSAAQRLEMVRLAVEGVAPLVVDDRELKRERPSWTIETLESLRAELDADDQLFLLVGWDAFCGLSTWHRWNELLDHCHILVLQRPDADSEAPEDLRDLVAARSAVDPLSLQGPAGQIAFVWQTPLAISATQIRQLLGEGRSVRFLVPDAVLAYIHAHDLYRAPN from the coding sequence ATGGGCAAGCGCATCGGCCTCTTCGGCGGCACCTTCGATCCTGTGCATATCGGTCACCTGCGGGGCGCCCTGGAGGTGGCCGAGCAATTCGGTTTCGACGAGTTGCGCCTGATCCCCAGCGCTCGTCCGCCTCATCGCGGGACGCCGCAGGTGTCAGCGGCCCAGCGCCTGGAGATGGTCCGCCTGGCGGTGGAGGGCGTTGCGCCCCTGGTGGTGGATGACCGCGAGCTCAAGCGCGAACGGCCGTCCTGGACCATCGAAACCCTGGAGTCCCTGCGCGCCGAGCTGGACGCCGATGACCAGCTGTTCCTGCTGGTGGGCTGGGATGCCTTCTGCGGCCTGTCGACCTGGCACCGCTGGAACGAACTGCTCGACCATTGCCACATCCTGGTCCTGCAGCGCCCGGACGCCGACAGCGAAGCGCCGGAAGACCTGCGTGACCTGGTGGCGGCGCGCAGCGCGGTCGATCCGCTTTCCCTGCAGGGGCCGGCCGGGCAGATCGCCTTTGTCTGGCAGACGCCCCTGGCGATTTCCGCCACCCAGATCCGCCAATTGCTGGGGGAGGGGCGCTCGGTGCGCTTTCTCGTGCCCGACGCCGTATTGGCCTATATCCATGCGCACGACCTGTACCGTGCGCCGAATTGA
- the rsfS gene encoding ribosome silencing factor has translation MHNEELVKVAIAALEDLKGQEITTIDVRGKTSITDFMVIASGTSGRHVKSLAENVLEKAKEQGVRALGSEGLDGGEWALLDLGDVVVHVMQVATRQFYDLERLWQGAEQSRAHHSHE, from the coding sequence ATGCATAACGAAGAACTCGTCAAGGTCGCCATCGCGGCCCTGGAAGACCTGAAAGGTCAGGAAATCACCACCATCGATGTACGTGGCAAGACCAGCATCACCGATTTCATGGTGATCGCCAGCGGCACCTCCGGTCGTCACGTCAAATCCCTGGCCGAGAACGTGCTGGAGAAGGCCAAGGAGCAAGGCGTGCGCGCCCTGGGCAGCGAAGGCCTGGACGGCGGCGAGTGGGCCCTGCTGGACCTGGGCGACGTGGTGGTGCATGTGATGCAGGTCGCCACCCGCCAGTTCTACGACCTGGAGCGCCTGTGGCAAGGCGCCGAGCAGAGCCGCGCCCACCACAGCCACGAGTAA
- the rlmH gene encoding 23S rRNA (pseudouridine(1915)-N(3))-methyltransferase RlmH, with protein MRLRLIAVGTRMPRWVEEGWHEYVKRLPSELSLELVEIPLTTRGKNADVARMIRQEGEAMLAKVQPGERIVTLEVQGRPWSTEQLAAELDRWRLDSRTVNLMVGGPEGLAPEVCARSEQRWSLSPLTLPHPLVRILIGEQIYRAWTVLSGHPYHK; from the coding sequence TTGCGTCTACGTCTGATCGCCGTCGGCACTCGCATGCCGCGCTGGGTGGAAGAGGGCTGGCACGAGTACGTCAAGCGCCTGCCTTCCGAGCTCAGCCTGGAGCTGGTGGAAATCCCCCTGACCACGCGCGGCAAGAACGCCGACGTGGCACGGATGATCCGCCAGGAAGGCGAGGCCATGCTGGCCAAGGTGCAGCCGGGGGAACGCATCGTCACCCTGGAAGTCCAAGGGCGGCCGTGGAGCACCGAGCAGTTGGCCGCCGAGCTGGATCGCTGGCGCCTGGATTCGCGCACCGTCAACCTGATGGTCGGCGGCCCTGAAGGCCTGGCGCCTGAAGTCTGTGCCCGTAGCGAGCAGCGCTGGTCGTTGTCGCCGCTGACGCTGCCGCACCCTCTGGTCCGCATCCTCATCGGCGAGCAGATCTACCGTGCCTGGACCGTGTTGTCTGGCCACCCCTACCACAAGTAA
- the mrdA gene encoding penicillin-binding protein 2 — protein sequence MPQPIRLKDHEKDARLVRRRVIVGAVAVLLLTCTLIARLYYLQVIQYEYHSTLSENNRVHVQPIPPTRGLIFDRNGVIIADNRPSFSLSVTRERAGEWQKTLDVIVEVLQLTPEDRTLFEKRMKQGRRPFEPVPILFELTEEQIARIAVNQFRLPGVEVVAQLVRHYPQGEHFAHSVGYVGRINEKELKQLDPVNYSGTHHIGKTGIERFYEDQLHGEVGYEEVETNARGRVLRVLKRTDPKPGKDLVLTLDVRLQEAAEQALAGRRGAIVAIEPSSGDVLAMVSQPSFDPNPFVTGISFKSYAELRDSIDRPLYNRVLRGLYPPGSTIKPMVAVSGLDAGVVTPASRVFDPGFYQLPNYDHKYRNWNRSGDGWVNMETAIMRSNDTYFYDLAHKMGIDRLHDYMSRFGFGQRVALDMFEESSGLMPSREWKRARYRQAWFPGETLILGIGQGYMQATPLQLAQAVALMANRGKWIRPHLAKTIEGQPPVDPSPMPDILLRDPKFWDYGRLGMEQVVHGARGTAHKVGATSVYRIAGKSGTAQVVAIKQGEKYDRTKLQERHRDHALFVAFAPAEDPKIAVAVMVENGESGSGVAAPVVKQVMDAWLLGEDGQLKPEFRPPQPLADQQSANR from the coding sequence ATGCCGCAACCGATCCGCCTGAAAGACCACGAAAAAGATGCCCGCCTGGTGCGTCGGCGCGTGATCGTCGGCGCGGTGGCGGTGTTGTTGCTGACCTGCACGCTGATCGCTCGCCTCTACTACCTGCAGGTGATCCAGTACGAGTACCACTCGACGCTGTCCGAGAACAATCGCGTCCATGTGCAGCCGATCCCGCCCACCCGTGGGCTGATCTTCGACCGCAATGGCGTGATCATCGCCGACAACCGGCCCAGCTTCAGCCTCAGCGTCACCCGTGAACGGGCCGGCGAGTGGCAGAAGACCCTCGACGTGATAGTCGAAGTGCTGCAGCTGACCCCGGAAGACCGCACCTTGTTCGAGAAGCGCATGAAGCAGGGCCGCCGCCCCTTCGAGCCGGTGCCCATCCTCTTCGAACTGACCGAGGAACAGATCGCCCGCATCGCCGTGAACCAGTTCCGCCTCCCCGGCGTGGAAGTGGTGGCGCAGCTGGTGCGGCATTACCCCCAGGGCGAGCATTTCGCCCATTCTGTGGGCTATGTCGGGCGCATCAACGAGAAGGAACTCAAGCAGCTCGACCCTGTGAACTACAGCGGCACCCACCATATCGGCAAGACGGGCATCGAGCGCTTCTACGAGGACCAGCTCCATGGCGAGGTGGGGTACGAGGAAGTCGAGACCAACGCCCGCGGCCGCGTCCTGCGGGTGTTGAAACGCACTGACCCGAAGCCGGGCAAGGACCTGGTGCTGACCCTCGACGTACGCCTTCAGGAAGCTGCTGAACAGGCCCTGGCGGGACGCCGTGGCGCCATCGTCGCCATCGAGCCGTCCAGTGGCGACGTGCTGGCCATGGTCAGCCAGCCGAGCTTCGACCCGAACCCCTTCGTCACCGGCATCAGCTTCAAGTCCTATGCCGAGTTGCGCGATTCCATCGATCGGCCGCTCTACAACCGCGTGTTGCGGGGCCTCTACCCGCCGGGTTCGACCATCAAGCCGATGGTGGCGGTGTCCGGCCTGGATGCTGGCGTGGTGACACCGGCCTCGCGCGTCTTCGACCCGGGCTTCTACCAGCTGCCGAACTACGACCACAAATACCGCAACTGGAACCGCTCCGGTGACGGCTGGGTGAACATGGAAACCGCGATCATGCGGTCAAATGACACCTACTTCTACGATCTTGCCCACAAGATGGGTATTGATCGCCTGCACGACTACATGAGCCGCTTCGGCTTCGGCCAGCGCGTGGCCCTGGACATGTTCGAGGAGTCCTCCGGCCTGATGCCGTCCCGCGAGTGGAAGCGCGCCCGCTACCGCCAGGCCTGGTTCCCGGGTGAAACCCTGATCCTCGGTATCGGCCAGGGCTACATGCAGGCCACTCCGTTGCAGCTGGCGCAGGCGGTCGCGCTGATGGCCAATCGCGGCAAGTGGATTCGCCCGCACCTGGCGAAGACCATCGAGGGCCAGCCGCCGGTGGACCCGAGCCCGATGCCGGACATCCTGCTGCGCGACCCGAAGTTCTGGGATTACGGCCGTCTTGGCATGGAACAGGTGGTCCATGGCGCCCGAGGCACGGCCCACAAGGTCGGCGCCACTTCGGTCTACCGCATTGCCGGCAAGTCCGGTACCGCCCAGGTGGTCGCGATCAAGCAGGGCGAAAAGTACGACCGCACCAAGCTCCAGGAGCGCCACCGCGACCACGCCCTGTTCGTCGCCTTCGCCCCGGCCGAGGACCCGAAAATCGCCGTGGCGGTGATGGTGGAAAACGGCGAGTCCGGCTCGGGCGTCGCCGCGCCGGTGGTCAAGCAGGTCATGGACGCCTGGCTGCTCGGTGAAGATGGCCAGTTGAAACCCGAGTTCCGCCCGCCGCAGCCCCTGGCGGACCAGCAGAGCGCCAATCGATGA
- the rodA gene encoding rod shape-determining protein RodA produces the protein MNSNFDRTISQEDVLKRRATLLQRLHIDGWLLLILLLLAAGSLFVLYSASGKHWDLLMKQASSFGLGLGAMIVIAQFEPRFMARWVPLGYVVGVSLLMVVEIMGHTAMGATRWINIPGVIRFQPSEFMKIIMPATIAWYLSRHNLPPKLKHIAISLVLIIVPFVLILKQPDLGTAMLILASGAFVLFMAGLQWRWILGAVGAVVPVAVAMWYFVLHDYQKQRVLTFLDPESDPLGTGWNIIQSKAAIGSGGVFGKGWLLGTQSHLDFLPESHTDFIIAVLGEEFGLVGVCLLLLVYMLLIGRGLVITAQAQTLFGKLLAGSLTMTFFVYVFVNIGMVSGLLPVVGVPLPFISYGGTHLVTLLSGFGVLMAVHTHRKWIAQV, from the coding sequence ATGAACAGCAATTTCGACCGCACCATCTCCCAGGAGGACGTGCTCAAGCGCCGCGCGACCCTGCTGCAGCGCCTGCACATCGATGGCTGGCTGCTGCTGATCCTCCTGTTGCTGGCTGCCGGCAGCCTGTTCGTCCTCTATTCCGCCAGTGGCAAGCACTGGGACCTGCTGATGAAGCAGGCCAGCTCCTTCGGCCTCGGTCTTGGCGCGATGATCGTGATCGCCCAGTTCGAGCCGCGCTTCATGGCGCGCTGGGTGCCGCTGGGCTACGTGGTGGGCGTGAGCCTGCTGATGGTGGTGGAGATCATGGGCCACACGGCCATGGGCGCGACGCGCTGGATCAACATTCCCGGGGTGATTCGCTTCCAGCCCTCGGAGTTCATGAAGATCATCATGCCGGCGACCATTGCCTGGTACCTGTCGCGGCATAACCTGCCGCCCAAGCTCAAGCACATTGCGATCAGCCTGGTGCTGATCATTGTGCCTTTCGTGCTGATCCTGAAGCAGCCGGACCTGGGCACCGCGATGCTGATCCTGGCTTCCGGCGCCTTCGTGCTCTTCATGGCCGGACTGCAGTGGCGCTGGATCCTGGGGGCGGTGGGAGCGGTGGTGCCGGTGGCCGTGGCCATGTGGTACTTCGTGCTGCACGACTACCAGAAGCAGCGGGTGCTGACCTTCCTCGATCCGGAAAGCGACCCTCTGGGTACCGGCTGGAACATCATCCAGTCCAAGGCGGCCATCGGCTCGGGCGGCGTGTTCGGCAAAGGCTGGCTATTGGGCACTCAGTCGCACCTGGATTTTTTGCCCGAAAGCCACACGGACTTTATCATTGCCGTCCTTGGCGAAGAGTTCGGCCTTGTGGGCGTCTGCCTGCTGCTGTTGGTCTACATGCTCCTCATCGGTCGCGGGCTGGTCATCACCGCCCAGGCCCAGACCCTGTTCGGCAAGCTGCTGGCGGGCAGCCTGACCATGACCTTCTTCGTATACGTTTTCGTCAACATCGGCATGGTCAGCGGATTGCTGCCGGTCGTGGGGGTACCCCTTCCCTTCATTAGCTACGGCGGAACCCACTTGGTGACGCTGCTGTCTGGGTTCGGGGTATTGATGGCGGTTCACACTCATCGGAAGTGGATCGCCCAGGTTTGA